In Haloarcula limicola, the genomic stretch CGTATGTGGGGTGGCGGCCTCGATCGTAACCGCCTCGCCCTCGCGGTATCTCGATTTGACACCCTCTCGGATCACTTCGACGGTGCCCGAGCTCACGGTGAACGTCTCGTCTTGCTTCGGGTGGACGTGCTCGGCGAGCGGCGACATCTCGGGGGACGCCCAGACGTCGAACTCCAACGGGTCGGTCGCCGGCTCGTCGGGCCGGGAGTGAAACCGGAACTGTTCCCCGGTGACCGGATTTTCGACGTACGCGGAATCCTCCGGATTCACTCCGGACGGCACGGCTAACACGGTCATGTTGAATAGTACCAACCGGCAGACTATAGCTGTCCGGGCCATCGTGGAGGCTCGGTGGACTGATAAATCGGCGCGACGCGCCGATATTCGGGTGGCTGATAGCTCACCTGCCCGAACGCTTATGCTCGGTATTGCTGTATGCTCATATATGACACTCACAGAGGCGGACGCCGATCCGAGTCGAATCCTCGATCACGAGGGATTTCCGGGCAGATGGGAGATCATCGAAACAGCGGACGAGACCGGTGGAAAACGGTTCAAGACCCGAATAGAGTTGGACGAACGAGGGAGGTTACCGCCACATCTCCATCCGACCGCCGAGGAGAGCTATCAGATCATCGCTGGCGAACTGGAGATACAGGTCGATGGGGAGTGGTCGACGGTCGAAGCCGGCGAGGAAGTCGTCGTCCCACCGGATACGGAACACGCGTTCGAGAACACGGGGCCTGCCGAGGTGATCAACGTTCACCGACCCGCGATGCAGTTCGAGGAGTTCTTTCGGGGGTTCCAGAGGTTGAAAACGGAACGCGGGGTGCCGATGCCGCCGGACGACATCGAGTCGTCCATCTTGCTCGCCATGCTGGTCGTCGAACACGAAGACGAACAGCGTGTCGTTCACCCGCCACATTGGGTATTCGAGATACTCGCGAGGCTCGGGGACCTGCTCGGCTACCGGCCCCCGACTGAGTGAGCGAGCAAACGGGCCGATGTCGGTGGTGTCGTCTCCGCGGTGGGGTTCCCGTTTGCTGCCTCCGTCTTCTGTATTCGCCAGCGGTCTCTCTCGACTGCTGAGGATTTCGACGAGGCCGTGACACGACGACTTCTCGGGTTCGACCCTCAGATGCCGGGCCGACAGTTAAACGCCTCGCGCTGCAAGTCGAAACATGCGAGTTCTCGTGACCGGCGCGACCGGTTTCGTCGGCAGCAACCTCGTCCCGGCCCTGGTAGAGCGGGGCCACGAGGTGGTCGCGCTGACCCGCGACCCGGATAGCTACGACGCGCCCGACGGCGTCGAAGTCGTCGAGGGCGACGTCCTCGATTCGGACCTGACGCTGCCGTCGGTCGACGCCGCGTACTACCTCATCCACTCGATGGAGGCGGGCGAGGACTTCCGGGAGCGGGACCGGAACGCGGCGAGAAACTTCCTCAAGGCCGCCGACGAGGCCGGCATCGAGCGGCTGGTCTACCTCGGCGGGCTGGGCGGCGACGACGACGAGACGCTGTCGGACCACCTCAAGTCCCGCCGCGAAGTCGAACACATCCTCGGTAGCGGCGACGCGCAGCTGACGGCGCTACGGGCGGCCATCGTCATCGGCGACGGCTCCGCGAGCTTCCGGATCATCCGACAGCTGGCGGGCAGGCTGCCGGTGATGGTGACGCCGGAGTGGGTCCGCACCGACTGTCAACCCATCTATATCGACGACGTGGTGGACTACCTCGTCGGCGTCCTCGACGCGCCGGAGACGGCCGGCGGCACCTACGAGATCGGCGGTCCCGACGTCCTCACGTATCAGGAGATCCTGCTGACGACGGCCCGGCACGTGCGCGGCCGGGAACCGCTCATCGTCCCCGTCCCCGTGCTCTCGCCGAGCCTCTCGGCGCGGTGGCTCGGGCTCGTCACGGACGTCCCCACCAGCGTCGCCAAACCGCTCGTCGACGGCCTGCGCAACCGCGTGGTCGTCGACGACCACCGCATCGAGGAGCTGGTCGACGTGGACCTGACGCCGTTCGAGGAGGGCGTCCAGCGAGCGCTCGACGAGGAGAAGG encodes the following:
- a CDS encoding cupin domain-containing protein, translated to MTVLAVPSGVNPEDSAYVENPVTGEQFRFHSRPDEPATDPLEFDVWASPEMSPLAEHVHPKQDETFTVSSGTVEVIREGVKSRYREGEAVTIEAATPHTWTNAGDTRLHLRVRIQPGLQTEAFLRDLATLAQRGEVKTDGAPPLLRVAALYDAYGYDLLHLASPPLRVQKVLFGALAPVASGLGYRANPVEDADTVRR
- a CDS encoding cupin domain-containing protein, yielding MADSSPARTLMLGIAVCSYMTLTEADADPSRILDHEGFPGRWEIIETADETGGKRFKTRIELDERGRLPPHLHPTAEESYQIIAGELEIQVDGEWSTVEAGEEVVVPPDTEHAFENTGPAEVINVHRPAMQFEEFFRGFQRLKTERGVPMPPDDIESSILLAMLVVEHEDEQRVVHPPHWVFEILARLGDLLGYRPPTE
- a CDS encoding NAD(P)H-binding protein, coding for MRVLVTGATGFVGSNLVPALVERGHEVVALTRDPDSYDAPDGVEVVEGDVLDSDLTLPSVDAAYYLIHSMEAGEDFRERDRNAARNFLKAADEAGIERLVYLGGLGGDDDETLSDHLKSRREVEHILGSGDAQLTALRAAIVIGDGSASFRIIRQLAGRLPVMVTPEWVRTDCQPIYIDDVVDYLVGVLDAPETAGGTYEIGGPDVLTYQEILLTTARHVRGREPLIVPVPVLSPSLSARWLGLVTDVPTSVAKPLVDGLRNRVVVDDHRIEELVDVDLTPFEEGVQRALDEEKAAWKRVAEA